TTCACAAATTGTTCATAAATTCGTGCTTGAACCTTCACAAAACAGTAGAGGAAATGATTTACTATTAATATTGTTACTCTTTTGTAAGGTAAACATATAACTTATTATCAAAAAAACTTATTCACTATGGAAATTAATAAGGTTTTTCGATATAGTAAAAGGTAGCGGAATATGCTTACAACTTTGAAAGGAGAGGCAGTATGTCAAATAGTCAATCAATTACCGCTACTACCGAGACTGACAAAGTTCCAGAAACAACTTCTTTCATAAAAGACTTTCTAGCACTTATTAAGATTGGGATTGTCAATTCGAATTTAATAACAACGTTTACTGGTATTTGGTTAGCTTTTCAATTTACTAACCGTAATTTTCTTCAGGAACTAGATCTAATGTTTTATACGCTTTTTGGTGCGGCTTTCATAATCGCCGGATCTGGTGCGATGAATAATTATATAGATCGTGATATTGACCCTATTATGAAAAGTAAAAGAGCTAGACCCACTGTTACTGGAAGGTTTAAACCGATTGCCGTACTGACAACTTCTCTTACTTTATTAGTTGTAGGTGAAATTTTATTATTCCTGGCTTCAACATCTGCTGGAATTTGGGGACTGGCGGGTATCATTAGTTATGTGGTTCTTTATTCGATGTGGTCAAAAAGAAAGCATGTTAGTAACACAATAGTAGGAAGTATATCAGGAGCAATACCACCTTTAATCGGATGGGCTGCTGTAGAACCAGGCTTAAGCTACGGAGCTCTTGCATTATTCTTAATTATGTTTGTGTGGCAACCACCACATTTTTATGCTCTTGCAATGAAACGAACAGAAGAATATAGAGCAGCAGGTATACCAATGCTTCCAGTTGTGAAAGGATTTGCACGTACAAAGCGTTCGATGCTTCTATGGGTAATCTTTTTGTTCCCTTTACCATTTTTGTTAATGGATCTTGGAATTTCCTTTCTAGTATTAGCTACGTTATTAAATATCGGTTGGCTTATACTTGCAATTAAAGGTTTCCGGGTAAAAGATGATTTGAAATGGGCAACTGGTATGTTTGTTTATTCATTAAACTATATGACCATCCTGTTCGTATCAATGATTATCTTTTCTATTTTTATTTAACTTGAATCAGAAGTAGTCTACCTTTTCTAAAAAAGGGAAGATTACAGTAAAGTAATTTTATCCTATTGGAATTCTTTCTTTAGTCACCAAGAATTCATATAAAATGAACCGCAGTCCAACAGCACATGAATACAACAATGAAAGAGGGGTTTGATTTAGCTATGATGAAAGGGCTTAAAAAATGGCGACTTTTTTCAGTGTTAGCAGCTCTAACGATTTTCCTATCGGGTTGTGGCGAAGAATACCTATCGACGCTTACACCTGCTGGACAAGTTGGAAGAGATCAATTTAATTTACTACTACTTTCTTCTGCTATTATGGCTTTAGTTATAATTGTAGTAGGAATTATCTATGTAGTTGCTATCGTGAAGTTCCGTCGTTCAAAATTAGGGGAAGATTTTATCCCTAAGCAAGTTGAAGGAAGTCATACTTTAGAAATTATTTGGACAGTTATTCCAATTATTCTTCTATTAATTCTTGCAGTTCCGACAGTATTTTATACTTATAAACATGCTGATGTAGCTGGTATGGCAGATGTAAATGCAGAAGGTAATAAAACTGCCTTGACAGTAAACGTTACTGCTAAACTTTATTGGTGGGAGTTTGAGTACCCTGATTTAGGTGTAGTAACTGCACAGGAACTAGTTGTTCCAACAAACGAAAAAGTATATTTCAATTTGAAAGCAGCTGATGTAAAACACTCATTTTGGATTCCAACAGCTGGCGGTAAGATGGATACAAACGTAGATAATGTCAATCAATTCTATTTAGAGTTTGACAAAGAATCGGCTGGCTTAGAGCAAGGCGTATTCTATGGTAAATGTGCGGAACTTTGTGGTCCTTCTCATGCTTTAATGGACTTTAAAGTAAAAACAATGAATAGACCAGATTTTGATGCATGGGTAGCAAAAGCGAAATCTACGGAACATGTTGCAGTAGGAGACAGTGCTAAGCAAGGTGAAGCTCTATTCTCTAGTGCAGGTTGTATCGGATGTCACGCAACTTCTGTTGCAGGTACAGGCGGAAGCATGGGTCCAAACCTAGGTACTTTTGGAGACCGTAATCGCGTTGCTGGATTTATGGATCATACGAAAGAAAACATCAAATCATGGATTAATGATCCACAAAGTTATAAACCAGGTAACAAAATGCCACAACCTGAAGATTTAAACAATGGCAAAAAATTTACTGATGAGCAATTAGATGCTCTTGCGGATTATTTGATGGAATTATCTGTTGAAAAGTAACACAATAGATAAAATTTAAGGAGGTTAGAGTTGTGAGTTCAATCGCAAAGAAAAAAGGCTTTGGCGCTTCTGTATGGGACTTCTTAACGACAGTCGACCATAAAAAAATCGCTATCCTTTACCTCGCTGCCGGCGGTTTGTTTTTCGTAATCGGTGGTCTTGAGGCAATGCTAATTCGTATACAATTAGCAAAACCGGATAATGATTTTGTTAGTGCAGGCTTATTTAACGAAATTATTACAATGCATGGTACAACGATGATTTTCTTAGCGGCCATGCCAATATTATTTGGATTTATGAATGCAGTTATGCCACTTCAGATTGGTGCACGTGACGTTGCATTCCCATTTCTGAATGCTCTTGGTTTTTGGTTGTTCCTATTCGGAGGAATTTTCCTTAACTTATCTTGGTTCTTAGGTGGCGCACCTGATGCAGGATGGACGTCGTATGCATCATTATCATTGGCTTCACCAGGACATGGTATTGACTTCTATGCACTCGGGCTTCAAATAGCCGGTGCCGGAACTTATATTGGAGGTATTAACTTCCTAGTAACAATTATAAATATGCGTGCTCCGGGTATGACATACATGCGTATGCCATTAATGACTTGGACTACATTTGTTGCAAGTGCGTTAATCCTATTTGCTTTCCCACCACTTACTGTTGGTTTGTTTTTCTTAATCTTTGACCGTATGTTCGGTGCAAACTTCTTTGATCATACAATGGGTGGTAATACAATAATCTGGGAGCATTTATTCTGGATTTTCGGGCATCCTGAGGTATATATCTTAATATTACCGGCTTTTGGTATATTCTCTGAGATATTCTCTATATTCTCACGTAAACGACTATTTGGTTATTCATCCATGGTTTTTGCAACTGTATTAATCGGTTTCTTAGGATTCATGGTTTGGGCTCACCATATGTTTACAGTTGGTTTAGGACCAACAGCAAATGCTATTTTCGCTGTTGCTACAATGGCAATCGCTGTTCCTACAGGTATGAAGATTTTTAACTGGTTGCTTACAATTTGGGGAGGAAGTATTAAAGTTACGGTTCCAATGCTGTATGCTTTAGGATTTATTCCTTCATTCGTAGCAGGTGGGGTAACTGGTATCATGCAAGCTGCCGCTCCACTAGATTATCAATTGCACGATTCATACTTTATCGTTGCCCATTTCCACTACGTAATCGTAGGGGGAGTAGTGCTTGCTATTTTAGCAGCATTACACTTATATTGGCCTTTAATGTTCAATCAAATGTTAAGTGAAAAATTAGGGAAATGGACATTCTGGTTCTTCTTCCTTGGATTCCATTGTACTTTCTTTATTCAACATTTCTTAGGATTAATGGGTATGCCACGTCGTGTATTTACGTTCCGCGAAGGGCAAGGTTGGGATTTATTCAACTTAATCAGTTCTTTAGGTGCAGGATTAATGGCAATAGGGGTTATCATTTTAGTTATTAACATTATTATCACGATTGTAAAAAATGAAAAAGTTGGTAATGATCCTTGGGAAGATGGCCGTACGTTAGAATGGGCTATTCCACAACCAGTGCCTTATTATAACTTTAAACAAACACCACTTGTTCGGGGACTTGATACTTTTTGGATTGAGAAACAAGAAGGTAATAAAGAAGGTATGACATATGCAGAACCAATTTCTGATATACATATGCCTAACAACTCATTTATTCCTTTTGTGATGTCATTTGGATTATTTGTAGCTGCATTTGGTGCTCTATACCATGCTGATCATTCATGGGGTATATTAGTTATCATACTTGGATTAGGTATTACATTACTTTCAATGGCAGTTCGTTCACTTAAAGATGATCATGGTTATCATATTCACAAAGAAGAATTAATGAATGAAAAAGGGGGTAAATAATAATGGACTTTAATACGAAGTACACCCCACAATCTTGGCCAGATCATCCAGAGCAAGTAACTTTAGAAGGTAAAAACAAATTCTTAGGTTTCTGGTTATTTCTAGGTGGAGAAACTGTATTATTCGCTAGTTTATTTGCTACTTATTTAGCTCTAAAAGACAAGGGACCAAGTGGAATGGAGTTTTCAACTCATTCACTTTATGAGTTGCCACTAGCTTTTGTTATGACTATGTTGCTTTTAACTTCATCTTTAACAAGTGTTTATGCAATGTATCATATGAAAAACCATAACTTTAAAGGTATGCAAACTTGGATGGCTATCACGGTATTCCTTGGTCTTGGATTCTTAGCTTTAGAGATTTATGAGTTTAATCATTATGTTCACTTAGGTTTTAATTATGGTCAAAGTGCATTTTCATCTGCTTTCTTTACATTAGTTGGAACGCATGGTCTTCACGTTGTAATTGGTCTTGGGTGGATTGTTTTACTACTTTTACGTAATGCAAAACGCGGATTTAGCTTATATAATGCACCAAAATACTATACTGCTTCTTTATACTGGCACTTTATCGATGTTGTGTGGGTATTCATCTTTACTGTAGTATACTTGATGGGAGTTGTTGGTTAATATGTCACACGACGCTCACGTTTATGTGAAAACACAAACAGAGTATGAATATACTCGTCGTAAAAGAAGAGAAGAAATGCGTAATCAAGTAACGACATTTGCAATTATGATTTTTATGACATTAGTTGCATTTAGTTCAGTTGCTGCTGGTTTTTCAAAGTATTTTGTTGTACCAGTAATATTACTATTAGCTGCTATTCAAGTGGTATTACAACTTTACTACTTCATGCATATGAGTGAAAAAAATCACGGTATTACAGCTTTCTTCTTATATCTAGGTGCAACTTTTGCATTTACTTTTATCCTTACGTTTTTAACAATTGTTTGGTGGTAAATAAAATTATAAAGCGGGACTAAGTTTATTCTTAGTCTCGCTTTTTTTTTGGTAACTGGCATATAGTGTCTCTGACGTTTAATCCAAAGCACTTGGGAAACTGTAAAGACTATTTTCACATACCCTTAAAGGACGCTTACGTTTTCTCAAAGATGGAAGAATAACTTTACCGTATAGTGTCATTACAAAATTCAATGCTGCATCTTCCGTTTTTCTTAAAAGATAAGAAAGTATTTGGGTTATCGTATTGCGAAACCAGCGTTCATAGTACTTTAAAGAATTATATAATACCGTGGATTTTCGTTTCAGGTGGACGCGTTCCGCGGGGGTGCCGCATTCGCGTCGTTTGCGATGGCACATCTGTCTCCGAGGAACGAAGGCTAAGAGCGCCACATCGTGTGGCAACGCCTTCGTGACCAACATCCTGTTGGCCTCCGTCTGGAGTCGCCACCTTTCACTGCAATCCATTAAGCGAGTAGTACCTAACAAGAAGATTTTGCCCAGCTATCGCTAAGAATCCAGTATTAGTAAGGAATCATAGTATAATTTCAAGGCTTAGATCTTTAGTTTTTTTAGTTTTCCGTACACAGTATACACGAATCAGTGGGTGTAACATTAGAGTAGGTGGTACTAGAGAAAAATAGATAGCACCCATTATTAAAGAAGCGCTGAGCGGAGGAAATTGCATCTTCATCCGCTTTTAAAAGAATAGGAAAGGATTTATTCTCTCATTAACCAAAACAAATGCATTAAGTCTTTACATTTTTCAAGAAGGCGACGGACACACAACCGCCACAAGATTACAGAAAAAAGTGGATTGAGAAGTGACGCAGTCACTTCTCAATCCACAGAAATTCCCATGGAAATAGTGTAGCCAAAATTCTTTTTGCGACGAGTAACCGCAGGAGCAGATGTTTCGTCCAAAGCACTCTAGAAATAGAGAAGACAAAATGAACTTAAAGGACGCTTGCGTTTTTCTTATTTGTCATAGTTCGTTCATTGAAGTTATAGCTGTAGAGCATTATAATAAGGAAAGTAATGTAGCAGGAAGGAGCAAGGTACCTATGCCTTTAAGTATATTCGGATTTCAAGCATTGTGGAGTCCTATCATGATTGGCGTTTTAGTATTGATTACAATATTATATTTCTTAATTACGGTAAAATGGAGAAAAGACTTTCATGTTTCAGAACCATTGAAACGAAAAGAAGTTGTTTATTTTCTAACGAGTTTAGTCCTTTTGTATATTATAAAGGGTTCTCCTATAGATTTAATGAGTCATATTATGTTTTCATTTCACATGACACAAATGGCAATATTGTTAATGTTGATTCCCCCTATATTGATGAAAGGAATTCCATGGTGGGTTTGGAAAGCTGTAAGGGAGTTGCCTGTTGTTCGAAAGTTATTCCCTTTTTTTACAAGACCAATGTTAGCTTTGATCTTATTTTCAGGTCTGTTCTCTCTTTACCATATTCCGTTAATTTTTGATTATATTAAATTAAATGAAGGTTTGCATGGCACTTATACGTTTATCTTGTTTATTTCTGCAATCTGC
The nucleotide sequence above comes from Psychrobacillus glaciei. Encoded proteins:
- the coxB gene encoding cytochrome c oxidase subunit II, producing the protein MMKGLKKWRLFSVLAALTIFLSGCGEEYLSTLTPAGQVGRDQFNLLLLSSAIMALVIIVVGIIYVVAIVKFRRSKLGEDFIPKQVEGSHTLEIIWTVIPIILLLILAVPTVFYTYKHADVAGMADVNAEGNKTALTVNVTAKLYWWEFEYPDLGVVTAQELVVPTNEKVYFNLKAADVKHSFWIPTAGGKMDTNVDNVNQFYLEFDKESAGLEQGVFYGKCAELCGPSHALMDFKVKTMNRPDFDAWVAKAKSTEHVAVGDSAKQGEALFSSAGCIGCHATSVAGTGGSMGPNLGTFGDRNRVAGFMDHTKENIKSWINDPQSYKPGNKMPQPEDLNNGKKFTDEQLDALADYLMELSVEK
- the ctaG gene encoding cytochrome c oxidase assembly factor CtaG codes for the protein MPLSIFGFQALWSPIMIGVLVLITILYFLITVKWRKDFHVSEPLKRKEVVYFLTSLVLLYIIKGSPIDLMSHIMFSFHMTQMAILLMLIPPILMKGIPWWVWKAVRELPVVRKLFPFFTRPMLALILFSGLFSLYHIPLIFDYIKLNEGLHGTYTFILFISAICMWWSIIDINGVENKLHGLKKIGYIIASAVLITPACALIIFSDVPMYATYTNPDAWLKAMALCVPSNTLAGLSLSGPELFSNMPPFEDQQLGGVIMKIIQEIIYGFVLFYIFFEWYRNEQENADDITQKALDDLQNSSRA
- a CDS encoding cytochrome c oxidase subunit I, coding for MSSIAKKKGFGASVWDFLTTVDHKKIAILYLAAGGLFFVIGGLEAMLIRIQLAKPDNDFVSAGLFNEIITMHGTTMIFLAAMPILFGFMNAVMPLQIGARDVAFPFLNALGFWLFLFGGIFLNLSWFLGGAPDAGWTSYASLSLASPGHGIDFYALGLQIAGAGTYIGGINFLVTIINMRAPGMTYMRMPLMTWTTFVASALILFAFPPLTVGLFFLIFDRMFGANFFDHTMGGNTIIWEHLFWIFGHPEVYILILPAFGIFSEIFSIFSRKRLFGYSSMVFATVLIGFLGFMVWAHHMFTVGLGPTANAIFAVATMAIAVPTGMKIFNWLLTIWGGSIKVTVPMLYALGFIPSFVAGGVTGIMQAAAPLDYQLHDSYFIVAHFHYVIVGGVVLAILAALHLYWPLMFNQMLSEKLGKWTFWFFFLGFHCTFFIQHFLGLMGMPRRVFTFREGQGWDLFNLISSLGAGLMAIGVIILVINIIITIVKNEKVGNDPWEDGRTLEWAIPQPVPYYNFKQTPLVRGLDTFWIEKQEGNKEGMTYAEPISDIHMPNNSFIPFVMSFGLFVAAFGALYHADHSWGILVIILGLGITLLSMAVRSLKDDHGYHIHKEELMNEKGGK
- a CDS encoding cytochrome (ubi)quinol oxidase subunit III → MDFNTKYTPQSWPDHPEQVTLEGKNKFLGFWLFLGGETVLFASLFATYLALKDKGPSGMEFSTHSLYELPLAFVMTMLLLTSSLTSVYAMYHMKNHNFKGMQTWMAITVFLGLGFLALEIYEFNHYVHLGFNYGQSAFSSAFFTLVGTHGLHVVIGLGWIVLLLLRNAKRGFSLYNAPKYYTASLYWHFIDVVWVFIFTVVYLMGVVG
- the ctaF gene encoding cytochrome c oxidase subunit IVB, yielding MSHDAHVYVKTQTEYEYTRRKRREEMRNQVTTFAIMIFMTLVAFSSVAAGFSKYFVVPVILLLAAIQVVLQLYYFMHMSEKNHGITAFFLYLGATFAFTFILTFLTIVWW
- the cyoE gene encoding heme o synthase — translated: MSNSQSITATTETDKVPETTSFIKDFLALIKIGIVNSNLITTFTGIWLAFQFTNRNFLQELDLMFYTLFGAAFIIAGSGAMNNYIDRDIDPIMKSKRARPTVTGRFKPIAVLTTSLTLLVVGEILLFLASTSAGIWGLAGIISYVVLYSMWSKRKHVSNTIVGSISGAIPPLIGWAAVEPGLSYGALALFLIMFVWQPPHFYALAMKRTEEYRAAGIPMLPVVKGFARTKRSMLLWVIFLFPLPFLLMDLGISFLVLATLLNIGWLILAIKGFRVKDDLKWATGMFVYSLNYMTILFVSMIIFSIFI